Below is a genomic region from Acidobacteriota bacterium.
CTTGTGCCAGAAGCGGGCGTACAAGAGATGCATGACGGCATGCGACGCCCCGCCGATGTAGAGATCGACGGGCCCCCAGTACTTCTCGGCCTCGGGGTCGAACGGCGCGCGGTCGTTGCGGGGGTCCATGAACCGCAGCCAGTACCAACAGCTACCGGCCCAGCCGGGCATGGTGTCCGTATCCCGTCGTACCGCCTGTCCGGTCGAGGGGTCGATCTGATGGACCCAGTCCGTTGCTCGGGCCAGCGGCGCCGACCCATCGGAGGCCGGACGGAAGTCCTTCATCTCCGGGAGCTCCACCGGGAGATCCTCTTCGGGTACCCGAACCGTCGTCCCGTCCTCGAGATGCAAGAACGGGAACGGTTCGCCCCAGTAGCGCTGTCGACTGAAAAGCCAATCGCGAATCTTGTAGGTGACCCGTCGCTTCCCGACACCCCGCTCTTCGAGAAGCGAGACGATCGTCTCCTGTGCCGCTTTCGACGGGAGCCCGTCGATCGGGCCCGAGTCGACGGACGTGCCGTCTCCGGTAAAACAGACACCCTGTTGCAGGCCATCCTCGCCGTCGGGCGGACGGACGACTTCACGGATCGCCAGATCGTGACGTCTTGCAAACTCGTGGTCCCGTTCGTCGTGACCGGGGACGGCCATGATGGCACCGGTGCCGTAGGAGAAGAGGACGTAATCGGCAACCCAGATCGGAATCCGCGCCCGCGGATCGTCGGCCGGTAGCAGCGGATTGAGTGCGTAGGCGCCGGTCGGAACGCCGGTCTTCTCCTTGTCCAGTTCGGTGCGCTCCATCTCGGACTTGGCGGCAGCAGCCCGGACGTAGCCGGTGACCAAATCCCTGTGTTCCGCCGTCGTCAGTTGTTCGACGATCGGATGTTCCGGCGCGACGACCATGAAGGTCGCACCGAACAGCGTGTCGGGTCGGGTCGTGAAGGCCGTGAGCGTGTCGTCGCCGTTCTCGACGGCGAAACGGATCTCCGCGCCGTCCGATCGACCGATCCAGGCACGCTGCATCGCCTTGATGGATTCCGGCCAATCCAGGTCGTCGAGATCTTCGAGGAGCCGATCGGCGTACTCCGTGATCCGAAACATCCACTGCTTCAGCGGACGACGGACGCAAGGGTGATCGCCGCGTTCGGATCGACCGTTGATGACCTCTTCGTTGGCCAGCACGGTCTTTAGTTCTTCACACCACCAGACCGGAACCTCGGCCTGGTAGACCAGGCCCTTGTCGTAGAGCTTGGCGAAGATCCACTGGGTCCAGCGATAGAACTCGACATGACTCGTGTTGATTTCACGATCC
It encodes:
- the leuS gene encoding leucine--tRNA ligase; this encodes PKYYVLDMFPYPSGSGLHVGHPVGYIGSDIVARRKRMEGFNVLHPMGWDAFGLPAEQYAIQTGKHPAETTLENVTNFKRQLSLIGLAYDWDREINTSHVEFYRWTQWIFAKLYDKGLVYQAEVPVWWCEELKTVLANEEVINGRSERGDHPCVRRPLKQWMFRITEYADRLLEDLDDLDWPESIKAMQRAWIGRSDGAEIRFAVENGDDTLTAFTTRPDTLFGATFMVVAPEHPIVEQLTTAEHRDLVTGYVRAAAAKSEMERTELDKEKTGVPTGAYALNPLLPADDPRARIPIWVADYVLFSYGTGAIMAVPGHDERDHEFARRHDLAIREVVRPPDGEDGLQQGVCFTGDGTSVDSGPIDGLPSKAAQETIVSLLEERGVGKRRVTYKIRDWLFSRQRYWGEPFPFLHLEDGTTVRVPEEDLPVELPEMKDFRPASDGSAPLARATDWVHQIDPSTGQAVRRDTDTMPGWAGSCWYWLRFMDPRNDRAPFDPEAEKYWGPVDLYIGGASHAVMHLLYARFWHKALADLGIVSTAEPFGRLFNQGMLVADAFKDDTGRNVPSDEVEQRDGTSVRGSDGAAVHRYTTAMSKSKRNVINPDDVIADFGADAFRLYEMFMAPLADQRTWDTNGITGCRRFLDRMWKLFVDAEGELAESLRVTDDPATWSAETRALEFHLNQALKRIADSFEAFNFNTGIAALMSLVNEVVRTPQALVRSQAERWLRGMAPLAPHICEELWSRLGHEDSICIVEPPTVDEAFLQQDNFELVVQVLGKLRGRVQAPRDADRDTLEALARDTVAQQLEGKQIVKTIVVPGRLVNFVVR